From a single Apostichopus japonicus isolate 1M-3 chromosome 12, ASM3797524v1, whole genome shotgun sequence genomic region:
- the LOC139977844 gene encoding uncharacterized protein produces MSTLYVFVIIVTFSTSCSGYVVSHSETDRSIASVILKEGQSAEISCMTKGTGDYFWRKGETLYNSTLVASFTLGEVSDDSQPYSVTENGTLHIKSVTLKDEGNYFCRLSSTENECYGEVKILVQASLFNFDLTIDRCDRQSSCLLYLDPSQSTSMTCTALNAPPLMTLKWFNGSKEITEGIVQNEILPQNGNSREITSTVAAVYGRPASLTCQAVDPKRSNDDVRFAHAQVEMTVPFIETLPSWIIVSVTSAGCFIVFGIFLLIKAMVNRKQRKKYTKLKKEDADSLTMKVKTNEETINAKHQELTEFKVSAVSKDSELNELKGKLRQTEEELKKSRKETIELQVSAVSKDSELDELKGKLRQTEEELKKSRKENIELQTKTAKDEAKITYAEESAKTKDQEIANRDQELTNLKTKLQQKDEEMKKEKNKNLELQTKIANNETKITAAKESAKTKDQEIKNKNQELIDLKSKVPDQIQEMSTLKGDVRSKAKAIADLEGKLKKKEAEVKEKNNENVELQKTISNALANDKLMTTVNKKIVEQKDSEIKEQRKQILECQAKLMQREKEIKKAKDANIVLQTNLQRKGIASQGKSDDILKLKGYLTEKDNELEKIRKELDNLKEESTQKDHKLQDLYKESRNAERGSHRRQGKNEKGN; encoded by the exons ATGAGCACTTTATACGTTTTTGTGATAATTGTCACATTTTCTACGAGCTGTTCAG GTTATGTAGTGTCGCACAGCGAAACAGACAGATCAATAGCCTCGGTTATATTAAAGGAAGGACAATCAGCGGAAATATCATGCATGACAAAAGGAACTGGTGATTACTTCTGGAGGAAAGGAGAAACTTTATATAACAGTACTCTCGTGGCTTCTTTTACCTTGGGCGAAGTCAGTGACGATTCTCAACCATATTCAGTAACAGAAAATGGAACACTCCACATTAAAAGCGTGACGCTAAAAGATGAAGGAAACTACTTCTGCAGGCTCTCTTCAACAGAAAACGAATGTTATGGAGAAGTTAAGATTTTGGTTCAAG CTTCTCTGTTTAATTTCGATCTTACCATTGACCGTTGCGATAGACAAAGCAGTTGTCTATTGTATCTCGATCCATCTCAGTCTACCTCTATGACATGTACCGCACTCAATGCTCCTCCTTTAATGACATTAAAGTGGTTTAACGGGTCCAAGGAGATTACAGAAGGCATtgtacaaaatgaaatattacctCAAAATGGCAATTCGAGGGAGATTACCAGTACAGTAGCTGCTGTCTATGGACGTCCCGCATCCTTAACTTGTCAAGCAGTAGATCCGAAGAGAAGCAACGATGATGTAAGGTTTGCCCACGCTCAAGTTGAAATGACAG TGCCTTTCATTGAAACATTGCCGAGTTGGATAATCGTATCAGTAACTTCAGCAGGATGCTTTATCGTCTTTGGGATATTTTTACTAATCAAAG CAATGGTGAACCGAAAACAGCGAAAGAAATATACGAAACT GAAAAAAGAAGATGCTGATTCTCTGACG ATGAAAGTGAAGACTAATGAAGAAACAATTAATGCAAAACATCAGGAACTAACGGAATTCAAG gtATCGGCGGTATCCAAAGATAGTGAACTAAATGAACTGAAA GGTAAACTGAGGCAAACAGAAGAAGAACTGAAAAAGAGTAGGAAAGAAACTATCGAATTGCAG GTATCGGCAGTATCCAAAGATAGTGAACTAGATGAACTGAAA GGTAAACTGAGGCAAACAGAAGAAGAACTAAAAAAGAGTAGGAAAGAAAATATCGAATTGCAG ACCAAAACTGCAAAGGATGAAGCAAAAATAACATATGCTGAG GAGTCAGCAAAAACCAAAGACCAAGAAATAGCAAATAGAGATCAAGAACTAACCAACCTGAAA ACTAAACTACAGcaaaaagatgaagaaatgaagaaggaaaagaacaaaaatctCGAGTTACAG ACAAAGATTGCAAACAATGAAACGAAAATTACCGCTGCTAAG GAGTCAGCAAAAACCAAAGACcaagaaataaagaataaaaatcaaGAATTAATCGACCTGAAA TCGAAAGTACCTGACCAAATCCAAGAAATGTCCACATTAAAA GGAGACGTGCGGAGCAAAGCAAAAGCAATAGCTGACTTGGAG GGTAAACTGAAGAAAAAAGAGGCAGAagtaaaggaaaaaaacaacGAAAATGTCGAGTTACAG AAAACGATTTCAAATGCTCTTGCAAATGATAAGTTGATGACTACAGTTAACAAG AAAATCGTAGAGCAAAAAGACTCAGAAATAAAGgaacaaagaaaacagattcTCGAATGCCAG GCTAAACTGAtgcaaagagagaaagaaataaagaaagcaaAGGACGCAAATATCGTGTTACAG ACGAATCTGCAAAGAAAAGGAATTGCCTCACAGGGAAAGAGTGatgatattttaaaattaaag GGTTATTTGACAGAAAAAGATAATGAACTTGAGAAAATCAGGAAAGAACTAGATAACTTAAAG GAGGAATCGACGCAGAAAGATCATAAATTGCAAGATCTCTATAAGGAGTCGAGA